CGCCGAGCCCGCCGTGTTCCAGCAGGTGCGGGAGCGCCCGCTCGACGAGAAGCTCTACTTCGAGGTCGCGGAGTACTTCGAGGCCCGCGGGGATGCGGAGCGCGCCGCGCTCATGCGCGAGATCGCCGATGCCATCGAAGGCCGGGAAGGCCCCGCCCCCCGCGCGCTTCGCCGGCCCCTGTCCGCGGAGGAGCGCTCGGGCCTGCGGCACCCCTTGCTGCGCACCCCCCCGGGAGAGCTGCTCGCGTGCGTGGGGCTGGCGCTCTGCCGGCTCTTTCCGGCGTACGGCCGTGGCGCGGGCACCCAGGCGCCGCTGCGCCCGGAGCGGGGGCCCGGCGCGCCCCTGGCCCTCGAGGCCCTGGCGGCCACGGAGCGGCTGCTGGGCATCGAGGCGCCCGAGGTGGTGCTCTCGGAGGACAACGGGCCGCCGTTCTCCCTCGTCTACACGAACGCCCCGCGGCTGCTCACCGGCAAGCAGGCGGTGCGGCAGGTGCTGTCGGCCGCGGAGCTGCGCTTCTACGCGGGGCGCGCGCTGCTGTGCCTGGGGCCGGAGCTGCTCGCCCTGCGCAGCCTCAAGAAGGACCAGGTCCTGCGGGGCCTGGCCCACCTGTCCACGGTGCTCAAGGACAGCAAGGCCACCGGGCCCGAGGCCCGCGCGGTGCGCGAGACGCTGACGCCCGCGCAGCTGTCCCGGGCCTCGGCGCTGTTCGACGCCGCCACGCGGCAGTTCGATGTGTCCGCCCTGGCGGATGCGGCGCGGGACTCGGCCAACCGGGCGGGGCTGGTGGCCTGCGGCAGCGTGGGGCCCGCCATCGCCTCGTTGCGGATGAAGCGGGCCCTGGAGCGCGAGGTGGTGGAGCTGGTGCGCTTCGCCGCCTCGGAGCGCTACTTCCAGCTGCGCGCCGTCCGGTAGGGCGCCTCAGCCCACCTGCATCCGGATGGACAGGGAGAACAGCCGCCCCCGGCCCTCGCCCTTCCCGAACTCATGCCGGTACGCGAAGTCGATGCCGCCGCCCTGCTGGGTGATGAAGCCCAGCCCGGCGCCCAGCTGGGAGGTGCGGCGGAAGGTGTCATACGAGTAGCCCAGCCGCACCGGCACCGCCTGGCCGAACAGGTACTCCGCGCCCCCACTGTAGGTGAAGATGTTCTTCGCCGCGGTGTCGAAGTCCGCGCGCACGTCCGCGCCCAGCGTGAGCAGCCCGGTGAAGATGCCCAGGTGGGCCGAGTAGTAGCGGCCGAGCTCCGGCCGGTCGCTGCCCACGAGGTTGTGGGCGGAAAAGCCCAGCGTGTACGCGCTGCCCAGGCGCATCAGCAGCCCCGCGTCCACCGAGGTGTCGTTGACGCGCAGCGGGTCGATGCCCCCCCGGAGCCGCAGGTAGTGCAGGGACGAGCCGATCATCAAGTTCGAGCTCAGGGGCAGGGCGAGCGCCAGGGTGGTGAAGTGGGCGGTGGAGCGGCCCGCGCCGTTGCGCAGCGACAGGATGTGGTAGTCGAGCCCGGCGGCCACGGGGCTCGTCTTGGCGTCCATCACGGACACCCCGGCGAAGGCGTCCTTGTCCGAGGTGTCCCAGGCCCCGTGCAGCTCGACGCGGTACAGCTTGAAGAGGGCGATGGCGGCGGGGTTGCCCAGGAGGGACTCGGTGCCCAGCCCGTGCGCCAGGGTCGCTCCGCCCATGGCGTAGCCGCGCGCGGAGGAGAGGTCCCTCAAATCATCGAATTCAGCCTGGGCGTGAACGGTGGCGGAGAGACCCAGGAGCAACAGCAGCGTCAGGCGGCTCAACATGAGACATCCATCCTAACCGCCTTGATGCCATGGGGGGCCACCACTAGATTCTTCCGCCCCCTTATGTTCATGCGGTTCATGCAGGAGACACGGTGGGTTACCTCGAAGGGCGTGGAGACGTCATGAAGCGGCTGGTCGCGCTGGTGGGAGGGCTCGTCGCGTTTGCCGCCGGGGCCTATGTGCTTCCGGGCGGCTCCATCCTGCGCCGGACGGTGAGCGCGCGGGAGGAGGCCGCGTTCGCCAACCTGCGCGTGGAGGGCTCGTACGTCTTCTTCGGGCCCGCGGCGAAGGAGGCGGGCACGGCGCTGGGCGTCTCCACGGAGCGCGCCGAGCTGGCCGCCGATGGGGCCATGCTCCTGAAGCCCCCCGAGCGCTGCCGCTTCGAGCTGGGAAGCCAGGACGGCAACCGCCTGGCCGTGGTGCAGGCAGGCGGCCGCCGGCGCCAGGAGGGCGCGGAGGTGGCCGTGCTGTCGGCCGCCATGGGCCAGCTCTGCCCGCTGCTCACGGCGCGCAACGGCGCCGACGGGGAGGCGCGCGCGGAGCTGGAGCAGCACCTGCAGGGGCTGGGCATCGCCACGCGCACCACGTCCCTGGCCCGGTTCGGGGGAGACGTGGCGTACGTGCTGGGCGACCCCGGCGAGGGCAAGCCCCAGTTCTGGGTCTACAAGGACAACTTCCGCCCGGCCCGGGTGCGCTGGACGGACAAGGCCGGCACGGCGTGGGACGTGCGCTTCATCGACTATGCGTCCGCGGTGACGGGCGGCACGCTGCCCCGGAGCATCGAGGTGTGGCGCGGCGGCCAGCGGGCCCTGCGCTTCACCTCCATCCGGTCCGACACCCGCACGGTGCTGGCCGATAAACTCTTCACCCCTTAGAAACCGGCTCCCGCCCTCCCGCTGCCGGCGTCCGTGGCTTCGAGGTAGCTCCCGCAGGCTGCCCGCCCCTATGTTGAGGGCATGTTTGACTGTGAGCGGACGCAGCTCTGGACGAGGACCCTGGGCGAGCGGGAGGCGGATCCAGACCGGGCGGCGCGGGAATACCTGCGGGAGCACCTGCGCCGGCTGCGCGAGCGGGCGGCGCTGGCCGCCGAGCAGATCCGGAATGCCTATCCGAGCTTCGGGTGGGTGCGGCGGGGCAACCGCTTCGATGTGCTGTGGGAGCGGGTGGATCTGCTGCTGGGGCCTGACTACCCCCTCACGGCCGCCGAGGCCTTCGTGCTGGGCAGCGCGCTGCTCGTGCAGGAGCTGGGGGTGGGGCTCGCGGGCATGCCCGGCGGCGAGGCCGGCCTGCGCGCCACCCAGGAGTGGAAGGATGCCCTGGCCGCGCGCATCCACCGGGAGACGGACCGGGCGCCCTCGCCCGCCGAGCTGAAGAACCCGGCGGAGGAGTACATCCTGCTCGCCATGGAGGATGCGCTGCGGGTGCTGGCGCTCAAGCGCGCCCGGAGCCTGGCGCTGTTCTCCTGGCAGGGGACCCGGGGCGAGGCGCTGCACCTGCTGGAGGACGAGGGGCTGCGGCGGCACTTCGGCGAGCTCGTGGGCGAGGTGGCCTACAGCCAGGAGTGGGACGTGTCCGAGGTGGGCCGGGTGCTCGCGCGGCGCACGCTGGCGGCCCCGGCCTCGGTGCCTTCGGACTGGACGGTGGATGCGCTGAAGGTGGCCGCGGTGCTCCGGGCCGCGCGGACGCTGCTCGTCGAGGAGCGGCGCCGCCGGCTGAGCCGGCCCACGCTCGTGCAGGACCGGCTGCTGTACACCACGGCCGAGCCCTTCTCGCGTGGGGAGTCCGAGGTGTTCTGGACCTGCTTCGACGCGCTCCGGGTGATTGACCGGGAGCTGCGCGACGTGGACGCGCTGCTCCGGGCCAGCGCCCGGCCCCGCCTGCTGGCGCGGGGCGTGGTGGACGTGGACGATGCGTCCCGGCTGGCCTCGCACCTGAAGACCCAGGACTGGATTCCGGTGGATGCCCGGGTGCACATCTCGGATGTGCCGGGGTTGCTCGCGCAGATTGGCGGCGCGGCGCTGTACCGCAAGGATCCGTCGGTGCCGCTGCGGGAGCTCATCCAGAACGCCGCGGATGCCATCCGCGCCCGGCGCGTGCTGGAGGGCCGGGACGAGGAGTGGGGCACCATCACCGTCCGGGTGGGCCGGGACTCCCACGGCCGGTGGATCGAAGTGGCCGACACGGGGCTGGGCATGACCGAGCGCGTGTTGACCCGGCACCTGCTCGACGTGGGCCGCAGCTACTGGATGTCCGAGGACATGCGCCGGGACCACCCGGGCCTGGCCGCCAGCAGCTTCCACCCCACGGGACGCTTCGGGGTGGGCTTCTTCTCGGTGTTCATGTGGGGGGACCGGCTGCGGGTGGCGTCCCGGCCCTTGCAGGGGCAGGCCACCCAGGTGCTGGAGTTCGACAACGGCCTGGGCGCGCACCCCATCCTGCGGCCCGCGCAGCCGGGCGAGCTGCTGGCCGAGGCGGGCACGCGGATCCGGGTGTGGCTGGCCCGCGAGCAGGACTGGGAGCAGATGCTGCTGGACCGGAGCGATCAGTGGGACCACTGGTCGGAGTCCGAGGAGCGCATCGCCTTCGGCGAGCTGCTGGGGCGGGTGTGCCCCACGCTGGATGTGACGCTGGAGCTGGAGGAGCATCCGGACCAGGCGGTGACGATCCTCAAGGCCAACGACTGGCTGACGCTGGAGAGCACGCGGCTCTTGCGCCGCATCGGCAACACCACGCGCGGGGTCAACACGGCGCTGATGGAGTTCCTGGCCCCCATGGTCCGGCCGGTGATGGCGGAGAACGGGCAGTGTGTCGGGCGGATCTGCATCGCCTCCGCCTCCATGCAGCGGTGGGCGGGCCTGTCGGTGCTCACGGCGGGGGGCCTGCGGGCCCGGTACTCGCGGGAGTTCACCGGGGCGCTGCTGGCCACCACGGATGTGGTGACGCGCGATGACGCGGAGCCGCTCGCGATGCGCGAGGACCTGGCGCGGTGGGCCTCGGAGCAGGCGCGGCTCTGGGAGAAGTACCAGCTCAACTTCGAGGGGTACGAGCTCCACAAGCGGCTCGACATCGGGCTGGCGGTGCTCTCCTGCGGCGGCGAGCCCGGAGCGCTGCCCATCGGGTACCGGGCCGGCACGGCGCTGACGCTGGCCGCGCTCCAGGAGTTCGCGTCGGAGCGGGACGAGGTGACGCTGGTGGACGGCGCGGAGCGGGCCGTGCGCAAGCATGCCGAGCTCGTGGTCATCCCGTGCCACGAGGCGGGACACGCCGCCGCGGGCCGCCTGCTGGCCCATCTGCCCGAGCTGATCGGCGTCTACCTGGCGAAGGCCTGGGGCGCGTCCATCCAGGAGGTGGTCGACAACGTGCAGATCTCCGAGAAGGAGTGGAACCCCACCGATGGGCGCAAGCGCCGCACGTGGGTGTTCCAGCGGCCAGAGGTGCCCCGGTTCCACTGACGGGGGCCGTCCCGACGGCTGGAGGGGCGGCGAGGGAGCCCTTTCCCGCGCCGGGAAAGTGGTCGTGTCGGAGCACGCCGCTACAGTGGTCCTTGTGAACGCGTCCGCCGCCCTAGCGTCCGTCGCCGTCGGCCGCCCTGTCCGGGGTGAGTTCACCTATGTCGTCCCGGACACACTCTCGGGACGGCTGGTGCCCGGACAGCGGGTGCTGGTGCCCTTCGGACGGGGCACCGCCCTGGGCTTCTTCCTGGGGCCCGCCGTCCCGCCCGCAGAGGAGGGGGTCAAGCTCAAGCCCATCCAGCGCGTGCTGGAAGAGTCGCCCTCGCTGCCGCCGGACCTGATCGCCCTCTTGCGGTTCGCCGCCGAGCACTACCGCTATCCCCTGGGCGAGGTGATTCGCAGCGCGCTGCCCCCGGGGCTCACCAAGGCCGAGGATGGGAAGGAGGCCCGGCCGGACGTGCAGCAGTTCGCGGTGGCGCTGGTGGCCGAGCCCCCGGCGGAGCTGCGCCGGGCGCCGGCCCAGTCCGCGGCCCTGACCTACCTGCTGGCGGTGGGTGGCCGGGCGCCCCTGGAGGAAGTGTCCCACGCGATTCCCGGTGCCCGGGAGATGCTGAAGAAGCTGGCCTCGCGCGGCATGGTCCGCATCGAGGAGCAGGTGCTCCAGCCAGGCGTGCGCGAGGGGCTGGAGCAGGGCCGTCCCACGCTGCTCACCCCCGAGCAGTCGGTGGCGGTGAAGTCGCTCCAGGGCTCGCTGGAGGCGGGCGGCTTCCAGACGGTGCTGCTGCACGGGGTGACGGGCAGCGGGAAGACGGAGGTGTACCTGCGCGCGGTGGAGCACGCGCTCGCGCAGGGCAAGGGCAGCCTCGTGCTGGTGCCGGAGATCGCCCTCACGCCGCAGCTGGTGGGGCGCTTCCGCAGCCGCTTCGGCGCGGAGGTGGCGGTGCTGC
This window of the Stigmatella erecta genome carries:
- a CDS encoding HD domain-containing protein, translating into MFDCERTQLWTRTLGEREADPDRAAREYLREHLRRLRERAALAAEQIRNAYPSFGWVRRGNRFDVLWERVDLLLGPDYPLTAAEAFVLGSALLVQELGVGLAGMPGGEAGLRATQEWKDALAARIHRETDRAPSPAELKNPAEEYILLAMEDALRVLALKRARSLALFSWQGTRGEALHLLEDEGLRRHFGELVGEVAYSQEWDVSEVGRVLARRTLAAPASVPSDWTVDALKVAAVLRAARTLLVEERRRRLSRPTLVQDRLLYTTAEPFSRGESEVFWTCFDALRVIDRELRDVDALLRASARPRLLARGVVDVDDASRLASHLKTQDWIPVDARVHISDVPGLLAQIGGAALYRKDPSVPLRELIQNAADAIRARRVLEGRDEEWGTITVRVGRDSHGRWIEVADTGLGMTERVLTRHLLDVGRSYWMSEDMRRDHPGLAASSFHPTGRFGVGFFSVFMWGDRLRVASRPLQGQATQVLEFDNGLGAHPILRPAQPGELLAEAGTRIRVWLAREQDWEQMLLDRSDQWDHWSESEERIAFGELLGRVCPTLDVTLELEEHPDQAVTILKANDWLTLESTRLLRRIGNTTRGVNTALMEFLAPMVRPVMAENGQCVGRICIASASMQRWAGLSVLTAGGLRARYSREFTGALLATTDVVTRDDAEPLAMREDLARWASEQARLWEKYQLNFEGYELHKRLDIGLAVLSCGGEPGALPIGYRAGTALTLAALQEFASERDEVTLVDGAERAVRKHAELVVIPCHEAGHAAAGRLLAHLPELIGVYLAKAWGASIQEVVDNVQISEKEWNPTDGRKRRTWVFQRPEVPRFH